In Gimesia panareensis, the genomic window TAGATCATGGCCCCCTGGACTTTCTTCTTCAGACTCTGGGCCCGTTCCTTGAACTCAGCCAGACGCTGCAGAATGATTTCGAGGGCACCGCCGGCCTCCCCGGCTTTCACCATGTTGACGTACAGGTTATCGAAACACTTGGGCTGTTTCGCCATCGCTTCAGAGAGTGTATTTCCCGACTCAATGTCTTCGATCACACCATCCAGCGACGCCTTAAGCGGCCCCGGCTTGGCCTGAGACTCCAGAATCCGCAGACTTCTGAGAATCGGCAGACCCGCGTCCTGCAGCGTGGACAGCTGACGGGTAAAGGTACAGAGCTGCTTGGGCCGCACACCGCCAATCGAAAAGCCGCCCTTCTTGGGACTGGCCTTCTTGGCAGCGCCACCTTTTCCACCTGCGCCTTTCTTCTGTTTTTTGCCGCGGCCTTTTTCAGCAATTTTGGTAACGAAAAAGCCCTTCTCTTTGATCATGGTCTGGGCATCGGCTTCGGAAGGCGCTTCGATGGTGTCTTTCACCTCGAGCCCTGTGTTATCCATGGCCTCATACTGATAAACCGGCATGGCGTTACTCCGTCATTAGTCGTCTAAAAATGTGAGTGTTCTGTGTTTGCCTTCTGGCATGAAGTTAATCAATGTCTTCCATGACGGTTTCACGCACGACTTCGTCGATCGTGGTGACCCCGTCAAAAATCAGTTTCAGCCCGGCTTCACGCAACGTGGTCATTCCCTGGCTGCGTGCCATATTGCGAATGTCGTCTACCGAGGCGTCCTCGGTAATCAGGTCGCGAATTTCATCGGTGACATCCATGAGCTCATACAGACCGGTACGGCCCTTGTAACCCGAGTTGTTACAGGTGGCGCAACCTTTCCCGTAGTAGAAGCTGTACTGCCGCGCCTGTTCAATGGGCAGCTGAAGTTCCATGAGCAGCTCATCGCTGGGTTCAAACTCGGTACGGCATTCCTTACAGATCGTTCTTACGAGACGTTGTGCCTGAATCGCTTCGACCGTTGCGGTAATCAGGAAGGTCGGGACCCCCATATCACGCAAACGGGTAATCGCCGACGGTGCGTCGTTGGTATGCAGCGTGCTGAACACAAGGTGTCCGGTCAACGCACTCTGCACGGCGATTTCCGCGGTTTCGTAGTCACGAATCTCACCAATCAGAATCTGATCGGGATCGTGTCGCAGAATCGCCCGCAGCACCGAGGCGAAGGTCACATCGATATCGGGATTCACAGGAACCTGAATCAGACCGTCGATGTCGTATTCGATCGGGTCTTCCGTGGTGATGATTTTTTCTTCAATGACGTTGAGTTCGTTCAGGGCCGAATAGAGCGTGGTGGTTTTGCCACTCCCCGTCGGGCCGGTCACCAGCACAATCCCGTTGGGACGATGGATCATCTCGCGGAAACGGGAGAGTGTATTGGGATCCATGCCGATTTTATTCAGGTCGAGCTGCACCACCGTCCGGTCCAGCACTCGCATAACGACTGCTTCGCCAAAGAGGGTCGGCAATACACTGACACGCAGGTCAACCGGGTTCCCCCCCACGTTCAATTCGATACGACCGTCCTGAGGCAGGCGGCGTTCGGCAATGTCCAGATCGGCCATAATTTTAATACGTGATACGATGGCGTTCGCCAGGTGGCGGGGCGGAGGCACCATTTCATACAGAACGCCATCCGCACGCACGCGGATTTTGAACTCGTCTTCGAAAGGCTCCATATGAATGTCACTCGCCTGATCCTTGATGGCCAGCAGCATGACCATATTGAGCAGCTTGCGAATCGGGGCGGCATCGACAAGCTCATCAGTATCGGTGATGTTGTAGACGTTTTTACCGGTCTCCTCCCCCAGCTCATCTTCGATGGCACCGATGACATCTTCGATGCTGTCCTGATGCTCGGAATAATGGCGTTCAATCGCCTCTTCCACTTCTTTCAGATTGGAGACCGCACCGCGGACATCATATCCCAGAAAGTTGCGCAGATCGTCGAGTGCGGCCACATTCTGCGGATCCGCCATGGCGACGGTTAACACGTTATCTTTCAGAGAAACCGGCATGATTTTATAAATCGAGGCCATGGTTTCCGGCACCAGTTCCAGCACCTTGGGAGGAATATTGGTTTCACTCAGTTCGACAACGGGCATCCCCCACTGTTCGGCGAGCGCCTGGGTCACCTGCTCGTCGGTGACCAGCCCCATCCGGATCGCCACCTGGCCGATGACTTCCCCCGGACTCTGCTTCTGCTCTTCCAGAATATCCCACAACTGGTCTTCTGAGATATATCCCAAATCGACCATAATTTGACCAAGGCGTCGTGCTGCCATGTGTGTCTACCTCTGAATTAACACCAAGTTTTATTCCAAACAGAATACCGTGATTTTTCTGTGCCGGTCTTCCGCGTTGATCTCAATCCTCAAAGTCGTCATCATCATCCTCGTCATCATCGTCTTCCAGCAGCCCTTTCTTGGCCATCGCAATCTTGGCTTTCAGCTCACCCGGGTTATTCGAACGGATGACGACGTCCTCTTCTTCGCATAACCCGTCACGCCAGAGATTGAACAAGGCATCGTCCAGCAGCTGCATTCCGAACTTTCGCCCGGTCTGGATACTGGAGTTGATACGATAGGTTTTGGCTTCACGAATCAGGTTCGCGATCGCGGGAGTGACCACCAGCATTTCATAGGCGGCCACCAGCCCCTTGGGCTTTTTGGGCATCAACGCCTGACTCAAAATGCCGATGATTGACGAAGAAAGCTGGGTGCGGATCTGGTCCTGCTGACTGGTGGGAAACACGTCAATGATACGGTCAACCGTTCCCTGGGCCCCTGTCGTATGCAGCGTTCCAAACACCACGTGCCCCGTTTCTGCCGCAGTAATCGCAGCAGAAATCGTCTCCAGGTCACGCATTTCCCCCACCAGGATCACGTCCGGATCCTGTCGCAGAGCACGTCGCAGCGCTTCCGGGAAGGTAGGAACGTCCACACCGATTTCACGCTGGTTGATGGTCGATTTTTTATGCTGATGATAATACTCGATGGGGTCTTCCATCGTGATGATGTGATGGTCCATCGTATCATTCATATGGTTGATCATACTCGCCAGACTGGTCGTCTTCCCGGACCCCGTCGGACCGGTCACCAGAAACAGACCACGGGGGCGTTTGAGCAGATCGCCAATCACTGTCGGCAGACCCAGCTGCTCGAAAGTCAGGAACTCGTTTGGAATTCGACGCAGCACCATACCAATATGGCCACGCTGCTTGAAGACGGAAACACGAAATCGTGCATGTTCACCAAAGGCGAATCCGAAGTCCGTTCCTCCGACCTCCTGCAGCTCCTGCTGGTTTCGCTCGGGGGTGATACTTTTCATCAAAGCCACGGTATCGTCGGGCTCCAGACTTTTGGTTTCCAGACGGACCATGCGACCGCCCACACGTACAACGGGAGGCTGTCCGGTAGTGATGTGCAGGTCACTCACCTTCTCTTTAACGACGGTCTCCAGTAATTTATCAATCTGAACTGTTGCCATCCAAAGTACTTTCTGAAAACACTAAGTTTGGATATGGAGCGTGTTCGACGAAGATCTTCAGCCAAGACGATCAACACCTGAAATCACCGATCATTCTTCGATTTGAGGTAATCCCTTTCTCAGAACGATCATGAACTTCCGGCTTTCCGTGAACCACCTGACGAAACAAGATATTTGAGAACAAGTTAACGAAAATTAGATAAGACAATTTAGAAATGGTTTTATGAATTTCGGACTGCACCTGGGTGCGAATCTGAGGTAATTATCCGGTAAGTCCTGGCAAAACTCAACAAAATCAGGGAATTTAGATCAATATCTTCACATGAAAAGTCAGTCCCTCGCATCAGGAGCGACGTCGTGTCTACTCCTGAAATCACAACACCAGGCGGCAAACAACACACCGGAATCAGCTCTCCAGCCCCTTGGCCAGCTTCATTGCTTCCGCCAAGGTAGTAATCCCTTGCAGCGCCTTGTCAGTGGCGTCTTCCGCCAGTGATTTCATACCGAACAAACGTGCCTGTCTCCGGATATTTTGAGAAGCCTCACTGCGAAAAGTCATTTCACGTATAGCGGTATTCATCATCATCAGCTCGAAGACCGCTTTCCGACCTTTATATCCGGTATGTGAACAAGTCTTACACCCTTTACCCCGATTGAAGATCGCCCCTTCCAGCTGACTGGGGGTGATTCCGAGGTACTCCAGCTCCCCTGGATCGGGTGAATATTGCTCGACACATTTACCACACACCACTTTCACAAGACGCTGTGCCATGACCGCCATTACACTGGATGCCACGAGGAACGGTTCTACACCCATATCAATCAAACGTGTCACAGATCCGGGCGCATCGTTCGTATGAAGGGTACTGAATACCAAGTGTCCTGTTAAAGATGCTTGAATTGCCATCTCAGCAGTTTCTTTATCACGAATTTCACCCACCAGAATCACATTCGGTGCCTGTCGCAACATGGCACGAATAATTCGTGAGAAATCCAGTCCGATATTGTGCTTCACTTCCACCTGGTTGATCCCGGGCAGGTAGTATTCGACCGGATCCTCTGCCGTGATGATCTTCTTGTCGGGACGATTCAGTTCCCCCAGGGCACTGTACAAAGTTGTCGTTTTACCACTCCCTGTGGGGCCAGTCACCAGGAAGATCCCGTTCGGACGCCGGATGATGGTCTGGAAGCGTCGGTAGTTCTCTTCCGAGAAACCGAGGTTCCGGATCCCCACTTTAATGTTGTCCCGGTCGAGGATACGCATGACCACCGCCTGGCCATGGTTGGTTGGCAGAATACTGACGCGAAGGTCGAAGTCTTTACCACTGATCGTCGTCTTAATTCGACCGTCCTGGGGGCGCCGTTTTTCAGCAATATCCATTTTGGCCATAATTTTGAAACGGGAGACCAGTGCCGAGAGCAGACGTCGGGGCGGACTGTCCCGCTCAATCAGCGAACCGTCAATCCGATAGCGAATCCGGATTCGGTCTTCGAAGGGTTCCACGTGGATATCACTGGCCCTCATATTCACAGCCTCACTGATGATCAGGTTCGCCAGTCGAATGACGGGGGCACTCTCATCCTCTTCTTCAACGCTGGTCGAAGTCGCCAGTTCGGTCGCCGTAATGTCGATCTGGGTTTCTGTGAATTCCTTCAGCATGGTATCGACCGACTCGGTTTCACTCTGACCGTAGTGCCGGTTGATCGCGGACTGGATGGCCTCAATCGGCGCCATAACGACGTCGATATCACGGTTAATAATGAACCGCAGCTTGTCCAGAACTTCGTACTTCATGGGATCGTGCAGGGCAATCTGCAGAGAGTCGCCCTTCATCCCCACGGGAATGACCGTATTTTCCCGGGCCATGGACTCGGGAACGAGTTCAATCACGGACTGGGGGATTTCCATCCCCTCCAGTTCCACAAATTCATAGCCATACATTGAGGCCTGCGCCTGGGCGATCACCTCGGCCCCGACGTACCCCAGCTTCACTAATGCTTCACCGGGCGAAATTCCCATGGAACTGGCCAGACTTGAGGCTTCGTCCAGTTGCGCAGGACCAAGATACCCATCATCGACTAACTGTTGCATCCAATCATCGGCCATTCAATTTCTCCACGGAATAGATTCAGACCTCACCAGCGAGGCTTTCAGTTTGTCCCATAACGCATGCAGGGAATCAAGACTCTGGTTCCATCTGGTATGTGAATTTTCTATGAACTCAGGGCGATTCGCTCAGCCGTAGCAGGTTCCCGTTACTACTACAGCATCTATCAAACCCAGCTCAACTGAGTTGACTGATCTCGGTTATCCATATTTCGTTGAGGAATAGGTCTCGCAGATATGTCGAGCAGGAATTGCCTATTTTTAATTTTGAGGTGAAGCAGGAAGAGTGTCAAGCATGTAAATTGCTATACAAAAATACTTGGAAGAGTTTTCCCAGACTGGTTTTACGCCGGAATCCACTCCCCTCCCTTCACTCATCGTCTATAACGGGGATCAGACTGAAAAAGAAACCGCCAGCTCCTGCATTGCAGAGAGCGATGTCTCAATCTGCGACACTGTTGTAAAAGGCCCGGGACTGAAACGGATCGTGCCTCCCCACTCCTGAGAATGAATGGAGCGATGAATCCGGGGAGCGCAATGCAGGCCGGCCCGGATCTGAATCCCGAAGTTCTCATCCAGAATCGATGCCAGCACCTGGGGTTCCACACTCTGATTGACCAGGCTGACGACGCCCACACGCTCTTCGGGCTGCAGAGGCCCTGGCAGCTCAAAACCGGGGAGTGCTCGAAACCCTTCCAGCAGCAGGCCCGTCAATTGCTGTTCATGCTGCCTCAGATCGTCGATGCCCCGCTGTTTCAGGTATTCCAGCGCGGCTTTTAAGCCAACCAGCCCCGGTGTGTTGTGGTTACCGGCCTCATACTTGTCGGGCTGCGTCAGGGGCTGTGTCTCTTCTTCGCTGCTGGTCCCGGTCCCCCCCTGTCTCAGGCTCTCGACCTGATCCGCGAGATCCGCACGGATGTAAACCAGCCCCGTTCCCAGGGGCCCCAGCAGCCCCTTATGCCCGGGACACGCCAGAAAATCGATCGGCTGATCAGAAACATTCAGGGGAATATGTCCTACAGACTGGGCAGCGTCCACAAGAAACAGGACACCGGCCTTTCGCGCGATCTCCCCCACTTCATTAATGGGTTGAATACTGCCGGTCACATTGGAGGCATGATTGAGAACGATCAACCGCGTATTCTCGCGCAGTGCCTCTTTGAAGGCGCTCGGATCCACTACGGACTGTTCATTCGCAGGAACGTGGGTCACTTCCAGTCCCCAGCGCTGTTTGAGCGTCTGCAGCGGTCGCAGCACGGAATTGTGTTCGACGTCTGACGTGATGACATGATCGCCGGGCTTGAGCACGCCATGAATAATCGTATTCAGGCTGTCGGTGCCATTAAAGGTAAAGCTGACTTCTTCCGGCCGGGCCGCCCCCAGAACTTCCGCAGCCAGCTTGCGACACAGATCGATTTCGGACTGTAATTCAACCGATTTTCGATAGGCACCACGGCCGACAGGTGCGCCACAGTCTCGACTGTATTGATCCATGGCGGCATAAACGCTATCCGGCTTGGGATAGCTTGTGGCCGCGTTATCCAGGTAGATCAGCTGCTCGTTCATGATTCATTCACCTGGCGGTAGAGTGCCGCAGTCTCAGCCTCCGATGGAATACATGGGACGATCCGGCTGAATAAACCGAGCGGTATTGATTTCGTGCCCCTCTTTTTTGGAGGCGATACTGTTCTTGACTGCCGCGATGATCTCGGCATCGGGTGCCTCGGTCCGGAACAGTTTACGGATGTCGGTTTCGTCCAGACTGAAAAGACAGTTCCTCAGTTTCCCGTCCGCGGTCAAACGGAACCGGTTGCAGCTCATGCAGAACGGATTGCTGATGGAGGCGATAAAACCAATCCGTCCGACGCCATCTTCGAACACGAAGTCCGACGCCGGTGCGTTTTTGTCGGCCTGTTCGACGGGAACCAGGGGCATAATCCCCTGCGTGAGGATATCGCGAATCTCCTGAGCGAACAGAACTTTCTCCCGCTCCCATTTATTATCTGCGTCCAGGGGCATGAATTCGATGAAACGGATTTCCGCCCCGCTCTCGCGGGCCAGCTGACCGAAGGGAACAATTTCGTTTTCAGTCAGGTTCCGGATGGAGACCGCATTAATTTTGACCGGATCAAAGCCGGCAGCATGTGCGGCGCGAATCCCTTCTCTGACTTTCTCATACTCATCCCGCCGGGTGATCTCCTGGAATTTTTCCGCGTTCAACGCGTCCAGACTGATATTGATCCGCCTGAGCCCCGCATCATAGAGCGGCTGTGCGTATTGCGGCAACAGGATGCCATTGGTGGTAATCCCGATATCCTGGATCCCGGGAATGTCGGCAATCATTTTGACCAGTTCAGGAATGTTTTTGCGAACCAGCGGCTCCCCCCCGGTGAGGCGGATCTTGTTGACGCCCAGCGGAACCACCAGCTTGACAAAGCGTACGATCTCCTCAAAAGAAAGAATCTTGCTGCGGTGGACAAACTGCACATCTTCCGAAGGCATGCAATAAAAGCAGCGGATATTACAGCGATCGGTCACGCTGATTCTCAAGTTGTTATGAGCCCGCCCGAACGAATCGATGAGCTGATTCTGCAATTCCATCACTGCCTCTCGCGTTTGACGTCGGCTGAACGCTGACTTTGCTGTTTTGACTTAACGTCCTGTATCTCTATTATAGTCACTCTCTGTTGTCCCACAGGGATTATTCTGCGCTGATTCCGGGATGCTCCCATTCAGTGGTCCCATCTGACCAGTTTTCTTTTTTCCAGATGGGAACAATCTCTTTCAGACGATCGATCAGGAATCGCCCGGCTTCGAACGCTTCACTCCGATGAGCCGAACTGACGGCGATCGCCACGCTGATTTCCCCGAGTGTCAGATGCCCCACGCGATGTTCAATGCCTATCGAATGGACTTCCCACTGGGCGCGGGCTTCATCGATCAACTGCTGCATCGTTTTGTACGCCATTTCGGGATAAGCTTCGTAGTCGAGGGCAACCGTCTGTTTACCATGGGTCATTTCCCGAACCGTTCCCATAAACAGCACTACGGCCCCGCAGGCATTTGAACGGACCTGCTCGGTCAGAGCGGCGTAATCAATCGATTCCTCAACAATCGCGATCGAGTCGGGCATGATGCTCCCAGTAGTAAAAGTTCTTCAGTATCTGATCAATCTGGCTAGCCACCGCTCACAGGTGGAAAACAGGCAATTTCCTGTTCTGCATTCAATGGCTGTTCTTCGCCGGCGTACGCATTATCGACGGCAATTAACAACTGACCGCTTAAAGACTTCAGTACGGGATACTGCTCTGCAATCGCAGTCCGCAGCCAGGCGACCGTCATCTCGTCAACGGCATGCACACTGATTGTATCACTGCCGGCCAGCTCCCGGGCGCGGGCAAACAAGCGGACCTGAATGGAAGAGGCTGTCATGACACTACCAGTTTTTTCTTCTGGGGCTGCAAAGACCGTTCAATTTCCGGCATGAGTCCATAAGAAAGTGCCAGTAGCTTGATCGGGTGGATGGTCGGAATCGAAGATTCCTGCTCCATCTGCATTTTGCAACTGCTGCATTCCGTCGCACCCGCATGAACGTTTGTTATTTTCATGTGCTCGATCAGTTCCTGACCGATCAGTTTGGACGTCTCGAAGGTCTCCCGGGCGAGACCATAAGTCCCCGCCATGCCGGAACACCCTTTTTCAATTGTATTCACCTGCAGCTCAGGAATCAAAGCGAGAAGCTCTTTTAAAGCCGACCGCGTCGATAAGGCCTTGATATGACAGGGTGTATGATAATCCAGCTCCAGTGAGAGTCGTCCAAAATCAGTTCGCAGGCGTCCCGCTTCATGCCGCTCCCAGAGATAGGCACCCGCTTCCAGAACCTGACTGGCAATGACCTCGCTCTCTTCCCCGGGGACCAGCATCGGATATTCCTGCTTGAGACAGATCGCAGACGCGGGTTCGGGACAGACGATGCGATGACCTTCGCGGGCAAATTCACTCAGAATCTGGATGTTTTCCTTCGCCAGGCTGCGGGCGGCAATCAGGTCGCCAGCCGAGACCATCGCCATGCCTGAAGCGAGCTGCAGCGGCGGAATGTAGACGGGAATCTGATTATGCTGCAGAATGGCCAGCAAGGCATGTGCCAGCTCAGGGTCATGATAGTTGGCGTAGTAATCCACGAAAAAAATGACGAGATCGGGATCACTGCCTGGCCGGGGGCGTTTCGTCAGCCTGCGGGGAACCGAGCGCAGAAAGGATCTGCGGGAAAACAGCGGCAGCTTGCGGTGCCGATGAATGCCCATCATTTTTTCCATCACCCAGCGGGCCGTCGAATTATTGATTGCCCAGTTGGCGGCCATGGAGAGTGTGCTGCCCAGGGGACCAAACGAATGCGCGCGGGAGAGAATCCAGTCGGTATGATCGAGCCCGTTGGCCGAGACGTACGCGGCCTTGGCTTCGATGGCCATCTGGGGAATATTGACCGAAGAAGGACAATCGAGCACGCACTGCTTGCAGTTCACGCAGGTATCCGCGAGGCGTTTGGTATCCTGGGAAGAAAGTTCGTTGGGGTGAATGGCCCCCGAAAGCAGCCCGCGGAACAGGTTGGCCTTGGCACGGGGCGAGGCTTCTTCCACCGGCTCGATGCGAAACACGGGACACATGCGGGAACCGTCATCCTGTCGGCGGCAGGAGCCACAGCCGTTGCAGCGACTGGCTTCGTTCTGCAGTTCCTGCGGTGTCCAGTTCAGCTGCAGGTCGACCAGTTCGGGAAACTTCTCGGGAACCGGACGGAGATTGCGGATCGTCACGTGCGGGTCGTCGTTGATAATCTTCCCGGGATTGAGCAGGTTGTGCGGATCAAAAATGTCTTTCACTTCACGGAAGACACGATACAGATCGCCGTACTGAGAACGGAGAAATGCGGTCCTTGCGAGACCATCGCCATGCTCACCGCTGATCGTCCCGTTGACGGAAAAGACGGTCTGATACAGATCGCGGGCGATGCCTTCCAGAATCGGGGCGTTCTTCTCTGTGAGTGCGGGTAAAAAGGGGCGGAGGTGAATCTGTCCTGAGGCGGCATGCGCATAGAACGTCGCCGTGACCTCGTGTCGCTGAAAGACTTTCTGAGCTTTCTGTGAGAACTCATTGAGTCGTTCCGGAGGAACCGCAATATCTTCCACAAACGGCTGCGGGCGCGATTCTCCGGGGAGGCGACTGAGCGAAGGTACGACTTTCTGCGGCAGCGACCAGAGGAAATCGACCTCGTCCGGCTGATGGGTTTCCATCGCCACAACGACGCGGGAGTTGATGTTTTTCACAGCCAGGGTCACATTATGCAGTCGCTGCTGGACCTGCGAATCACTGAAACCGACCTGCTCTACCAGCAGCGCTGCTTCCGCCGCGGGTGAAATCAGTGCAGCAAAGCGGGGATCGGCATCCCGGGCCAGCGACAACAGCCGACGGTCGAGCAGATCACAGGCGGAGGGCTGTTCGTGAACAATGGTCTGCACCGCTTTGATCGCTGAAGAGAGATCGCCGAACAGGAGCAGCGCCACGCCCCGATGTGCAGGCAGGGGAGAGACGTGCAGGATGGCCGAGGTAAACAGCCCCAGGGTCCCTTCCGAGCCCACCAGCATCCGCGCCAGGTTGAGATGCTGTCGGGTCCTGATCCCTTTCAGAAAATAACCGCTGCAGTTGGGAATGCCGGAACGCTGTTTTTCCTGAATCAGCTGTGCATTATCGGTGAGCAGCTTGGACATTTTGCTCAAAATCGTCCGCCGCGCCTGCTCGCCCCGCACTTCCGGAGAAGGCTCGCTGAGCAAAGAAGTACTCGAACCGGCGACGGGCTGGTTGAGGATCGACAGACTTTCATTCCCGACGTCAAAGCAGGTTCCATCGGCGAGCACGACTTCCAGCCGATTGACGTGGTCGCGCGTTGAGCCGACGCGGATCGCACGTGAGCCAGCCGCATCGATGGCCAGCATGCTGCCGACCGTGGTCACTTCCGTATTGGACGGGTCGGGAGGGAAATAGAGCCCCAACGGTTTCAGGTAGCGATTCAACTGGGCATGAACTACACCAGGCTGAACCAGAACCAGGTTGTCATTGAGCAGTTCAAACCCGGTCATGAACCGCGAACAGTCGATGACGATCCCGGTGCCGATCGCATCGCCCACCAGACCGGTACCGGCCCCGCGGGCTATGATCGGGACATGCGTTTCAAATGCATATTTCGCAATCGCAATGATATCGTCGCGTCCCTGCGGATACGCGATACAGAGCGGAGGAACCTGGTAGAGGCTGGCATCGCTGGAGTAAATGGACAACGTCACCGGATCGCATCGCACATCGCCTGCAATCAGGCTGGAGAGATCTTCTGCGATTCGTTGTTGTTGACGGTCCAAAGTAACTGACTCTCAGGTTGAAAAGATTCAAAAGCAGGCTGGAGGCTGTCCGTATTGTACGCGAAGGCGGGTTCAGGTTTGAATAGTCAATTCCCCGAAACGGGCTGGCCTCCCGTAATTCCAAAACTGCTGCGCAAGAACCCGCAGAATGCGAGCATTCCGCAAGCTCTCTGCAGAATTCCTCAAACCGGCAGCTTGACCAGTTCGACTCTGAACCGACGTTTCGACATTCCTGCAACGCCGTCAGTCGG contains:
- a CDS encoding GspE/PulE family protein — its product is MAARRLGQIMVDLGYISEDQLWDILEEQKQSPGEVIGQVAIRMGLVTDEQVTQALAEQWGMPVVELSETNIPPKVLELVPETMASIYKIMPVSLKDNVLTVAMADPQNVAALDDLRNFLGYDVRGAVSNLKEVEEAIERHYSEHQDSIEDVIGAIEDELGEETGKNVYNITDTDELVDAAPIRKLLNMVMLLAIKDQASDIHMEPFEDEFKIRVRADGVLYEMVPPPRHLANAIVSRIKIMADLDIAERRLPQDGRIELNVGGNPVDLRVSVLPTLFGEAVVMRVLDRTVVQLDLNKIGMDPNTLSRFREMIHRPNGIVLVTGPTGSGKTTTLYSALNELNVIEEKIITTEDPIEYDIDGLIQVPVNPDIDVTFASVLRAILRHDPDQILIGEIRDYETAEIAVQSALTGHLVFSTLHTNDAPSAITRLRDMGVPTFLITATVEAIQAQRLVRTICKECRTEFEPSDELLMELQLPIEQARQYSFYYGKGCATCNNSGYKGRTGLYELMDVTDEIRDLITEDASVDDIRNMARSQGMTTLREAGLKLIFDGVTTIDEVVRETVMEDID
- a CDS encoding MoaD/ThiS family protein; translation: MTASSIQVRLFARARELAGSDTISVHAVDEMTVAWLRTAIAEQYPVLKSLSGQLLIAVDNAYAGEEQPLNAEQEIACFPPVSGG
- a CDS encoding GspE/PulE family protein; translated protein: MADDWMQQLVDDGYLGPAQLDEASSLASSMGISPGEALVKLGYVGAEVIAQAQASMYGYEFVELEGMEIPQSVIELVPESMARENTVIPVGMKGDSLQIALHDPMKYEVLDKLRFIINRDIDVVMAPIEAIQSAINRHYGQSETESVDTMLKEFTETQIDITATELATSTSVEEEDESAPVIRLANLIISEAVNMRASDIHVEPFEDRIRIRYRIDGSLIERDSPPRRLLSALVSRFKIMAKMDIAEKRRPQDGRIKTTISGKDFDLRVSILPTNHGQAVVMRILDRDNIKVGIRNLGFSEENYRRFQTIIRRPNGIFLVTGPTGSGKTTTLYSALGELNRPDKKIITAEDPVEYYLPGINQVEVKHNIGLDFSRIIRAMLRQAPNVILVGEIRDKETAEMAIQASLTGHLVFSTLHTNDAPGSVTRLIDMGVEPFLVASSVMAVMAQRLVKVVCGKCVEQYSPDPGELEYLGITPSQLEGAIFNRGKGCKTCSHTGYKGRKAVFELMMMNTAIREMTFRSEASQNIRRQARLFGMKSLAEDATDKALQGITTLAEAMKLAKGLES
- a CDS encoding type IV pilus twitching motility protein PilT — translated: MATVQIDKLLETVVKEKVSDLHITTGQPPVVRVGGRMVRLETKSLEPDDTVALMKSITPERNQQELQEVGGTDFGFAFGEHARFRVSVFKQRGHIGMVLRRIPNEFLTFEQLGLPTVIGDLLKRPRGLFLVTGPTGSGKTTSLASMINHMNDTMDHHIITMEDPIEYYHQHKKSTINQREIGVDVPTFPEALRRALRQDPDVILVGEMRDLETISAAITAAETGHVVFGTLHTTGAQGTVDRIIDVFPTSQQDQIRTQLSSSIIGILSQALMPKKPKGLVAAYEMLVVTPAIANLIREAKTYRINSSIQTGRKFGMQLLDDALFNLWRDGLCEEEDVVIRSNNPGELKAKIAMAKKGLLEDDDDEDDDDDFED
- a CDS encoding aminotransferase class V-fold PLP-dependent enzyme, whose protein sequence is MNEQLIYLDNAATSYPKPDSVYAAMDQYSRDCGAPVGRGAYRKSVELQSEIDLCRKLAAEVLGAARPEEVSFTFNGTDSLNTIIHGVLKPGDHVITSDVEHNSVLRPLQTLKQRWGLEVTHVPANEQSVVDPSAFKEALRENTRLIVLNHASNVTGSIQPINEVGEIARKAGVLFLVDAAQSVGHIPLNVSDQPIDFLACPGHKGLLGPLGTGLVYIRADLADQVESLRQGGTGTSSEEETQPLTQPDKYEAGNHNTPGLVGLKAALEYLKQRGIDDLRQHEQQLTGLLLEGFRALPGFELPGPLQPEERVGVVSLVNQSVEPQVLASILDENFGIQIRAGLHCAPRIHRSIHSQEWGGTIRFSPGPFTTVSQIETSLSAMQELAVSFSV
- the moaA gene encoding GTP 3',8-cyclase MoaA, with the protein product MELQNQLIDSFGRAHNNLRISVTDRCNIRCFYCMPSEDVQFVHRSKILSFEEIVRFVKLVVPLGVNKIRLTGGEPLVRKNIPELVKMIADIPGIQDIGITTNGILLPQYAQPLYDAGLRRINISLDALNAEKFQEITRRDEYEKVREGIRAAHAAGFDPVKINAVSIRNLTENEIVPFGQLARESGAEIRFIEFMPLDADNKWEREKVLFAQEIRDILTQGIMPLVPVEQADKNAPASDFVFEDGVGRIGFIASISNPFCMSCNRFRLTADGKLRNCLFSLDETDIRKLFRTEAPDAEIIAAVKNSIASKKEGHEINTARFIQPDRPMYSIGG
- a CDS encoding molybdenum cofactor biosynthesis protein MoaE, which gives rise to MPDSIAIVEESIDYAALTEQVRSNACGAVVLFMGTVREMTHGKQTVALDYEAYPEMAYKTMQQLIDEARAQWEVHSIGIEHRVGHLTLGEISVAIAVSSAHRSEAFEAGRFLIDRLKEIVPIWKKENWSDGTTEWEHPGISAE